Proteins found in one Bacillus subtilis subsp. subtilis str. 168 genomic segment:
- the flhB gene encoding component of the flagellar export machinery (Evidence 2a: Function from experimental evidences in other organisms; PubMedId: 10234819, 16949608, 17050924, 17067800, 28557186, 28771466; Product type t : transporter) yields MKLRVDLQFFAGEKTEKATPKKRKDTRKKGQVAKSSDVNTAVSLLVIFLSLIAIGPYMRDRLLSFIETFYTESLTMKLSESNVHTLFVSLLKDMGMILAPILLVALVAGVVSNYMQVGFLFSAEVIQPKLEKLDPIKGFKRIYSMRAIVELIKSILKIVVVGFAAFAVLWLHYGEILRLPLLTPEEALSFVSKLTLWMGLSGAGALLILAGLDYLYQRFDYEKNIKMSKQDIKDEYKKSEGDPIIKSKIKQRQREMAMRRMMQEVPKADVIITNPTHYAIALKYDEEKMDAPYIVAKGVDHLALKIRKIAKEHDVMMVENRPLARALYDQVEIDQAVPEEFFKVLAEILAYVYKTKQKVY; encoded by the coding sequence ATGAAGCTTAGAGTTGACCTGCAGTTTTTTGCGGGAGAGAAGACAGAAAAAGCCACTCCGAAAAAACGGAAGGATACGCGAAAAAAAGGGCAGGTAGCCAAAAGCTCGGATGTCAATACCGCCGTTTCTTTACTGGTAATATTCCTTTCGCTTATTGCAATTGGTCCGTATATGAGAGACAGGCTGCTGTCATTCATAGAAACATTTTATACCGAATCGCTCACAATGAAGCTCTCAGAATCAAATGTGCATACATTGTTTGTCAGCTTATTAAAGGATATGGGCATGATACTCGCACCGATCTTGCTTGTTGCTCTTGTTGCAGGAGTCGTAAGCAACTATATGCAGGTTGGGTTCTTGTTTTCTGCTGAAGTGATACAGCCTAAGCTTGAAAAACTGGATCCGATCAAAGGCTTTAAACGAATATACAGTATGAGGGCGATTGTAGAGCTGATTAAATCAATTTTGAAAATCGTAGTCGTCGGTTTTGCGGCTTTTGCTGTGCTTTGGCTGCATTATGGAGAAATTCTCCGGCTTCCTCTCCTGACACCCGAAGAGGCACTTTCTTTCGTTTCAAAACTCACTTTGTGGATGGGACTAAGCGGTGCAGGTGCATTGTTGATTCTTGCTGGTCTCGACTATTTATATCAGAGATTTGACTATGAGAAAAATATCAAAATGTCAAAACAAGATATAAAAGATGAGTACAAAAAATCTGAAGGAGACCCGATTATCAAGTCTAAAATTAAACAAAGACAGCGGGAAATGGCGATGAGGCGGATGATGCAGGAAGTTCCAAAAGCAGATGTCATTATCACAAACCCGACTCACTATGCGATTGCTTTGAAATATGATGAAGAAAAAATGGACGCACCTTATATTGTTGCAAAAGGCGTCGACCACCTTGCGTTAAAAATCAGGAAAATTGCTAAAGAGCATGATGTCATGATGGTAGAAAACAGACCGCTTGCCCGTGCGTTATATGATCAAGTGGAAATTGACCAGGCAGTGCCGGAAGAATTTTTTAAAGTTTTAGCAGAAATTCTGGCTTACGTATATAAAACAAAACAAAAAGTATATTGA
- the flhA gene encoding component of the flagellar export machinery (Evidence 1a: Function from experimental evidences in the studied strain; PubMedId: 10234819, 15516571, 20534509, 28771466; Product type f: factor): MSTRDLSVLISVVLIVAMLVIPFPPWLLSILIIINISLALIVLLTTMNMQEALQFSIFPSLLLLLTLFRLGLNVSTTRSILSHGEGGKVVETFGNFVVGGNVLVGLVVFIILIIIQFIVITKGAERVSEVAARFTLDAMPGKQMSIDADLNAGMITEQEAKHRREKVAREADFYGAMDGASKFVKGDAIAGIIIVMINIIFGIVIGMLQQGMSIQEAASHFTMLTVGDGIVSQIPALLISTATGIVVTRAASEGNLGHDITGQLFAYPKLLYVAAATIMLLGIFTPIGILLTGPLAGLLAFGAYTLSKSGKEKEEVDEILEEEAEVDELKSPESVVQLLHIDPIEFEFGYGLIPLADANQGGDLLDRIVMIRRQLALELGLVIPVVRIRDNIALQPNEYRLKIKGNEVAKGELLLDHYLAMSPTPEDDLIEGIETVEPSFGLPAKWISEAVKDEADMLGYTVVDPASVVSTHITEKIKQHAHELIGRQETKQLIDHLKESYPVLVEEVTPNPLSVGDIQKVLAKLLKEKVSIRNLVTIFETLADYGKLTTDSDLLTEYTRQALAKQITAQFAKENEVLKVVTCSGRVEKAIADGVQQTEHGNYLSLEPDISESIVRSVAKEAEQLSLRQETAILLCSPPVRMYVKQLLERYFPDLPVLSYNELEANVEVQSIGVVDI, translated from the coding sequence ATGTCAACAAGAGATTTATCCGTTTTAATAAGTGTTGTCCTCATTGTGGCGATGCTGGTGATTCCATTTCCTCCATGGCTGTTAAGTATTTTGATCATTATTAATATTTCTCTTGCGTTGATCGTGCTTCTCACCACAATGAATATGCAGGAAGCGCTTCAGTTTTCGATTTTTCCGTCACTGTTGCTGCTTTTGACCCTATTTCGTTTGGGCTTGAACGTCTCAACTACCCGTTCAATTCTTTCACACGGTGAGGGAGGTAAAGTCGTCGAGACTTTCGGAAATTTCGTTGTCGGCGGAAATGTATTAGTTGGACTCGTTGTATTTATCATCCTTATTATTATTCAGTTTATCGTCATTACAAAAGGTGCTGAACGTGTTTCCGAGGTTGCAGCAAGGTTTACGCTGGACGCAATGCCGGGGAAGCAGATGAGTATTGATGCTGATTTAAACGCAGGGATGATTACCGAACAGGAAGCGAAGCATCGCCGCGAAAAAGTGGCAAGAGAAGCAGACTTTTATGGAGCAATGGACGGTGCCAGTAAATTTGTAAAAGGTGACGCCATTGCCGGAATCATCATTGTGATGATCAATATTATTTTCGGAATCGTGATCGGAATGCTTCAGCAGGGCATGTCCATTCAAGAAGCTGCTTCACACTTTACGATGCTGACTGTAGGGGATGGAATTGTTTCGCAAATCCCGGCACTGTTAATTTCTACGGCTACGGGTATTGTGGTCACAAGAGCTGCATCTGAAGGAAACTTAGGGCATGACATTACAGGCCAGCTGTTTGCGTATCCAAAGCTTTTATACGTCGCAGCAGCTACGATCATGCTTTTAGGTATTTTCACTCCGATCGGCATCCTTCTGACGGGGCCGCTTGCGGGATTGCTTGCTTTTGGCGCATATACACTATCTAAATCAGGTAAGGAAAAAGAAGAAGTGGATGAGATTCTTGAGGAAGAGGCTGAGGTGGACGAGCTTAAAAGCCCTGAAAGTGTTGTTCAGCTTCTGCATATAGATCCGATAGAATTTGAGTTTGGATATGGCCTGATACCGCTTGCTGATGCCAATCAAGGCGGTGATTTATTAGACCGAATTGTTATGATACGCCGTCAGTTGGCTTTGGAACTCGGGCTTGTCATTCCTGTCGTGCGAATCAGAGATAATATAGCGTTGCAGCCTAATGAATACCGATTGAAAATTAAAGGAAACGAAGTAGCAAAAGGCGAGCTGTTGCTTGATCATTATTTAGCGATGTCGCCTACTCCTGAGGACGATCTCATTGAAGGGATTGAAACAGTGGAGCCTTCATTCGGACTGCCGGCTAAATGGATTAGCGAAGCGGTAAAGGATGAAGCCGACATGCTTGGTTATACAGTAGTTGATCCTGCATCAGTCGTTTCAACGCATATTACGGAGAAAATTAAGCAGCATGCCCACGAATTGATCGGAAGGCAGGAGACAAAACAGCTGATCGATCACTTGAAAGAATCGTATCCAGTCCTGGTTGAAGAGGTTACGCCGAATCCATTGTCTGTCGGTGATATTCAGAAAGTGCTTGCTAAGCTTTTAAAAGAAAAAGTTTCAATTCGAAACTTAGTAACGATTTTTGAAACACTTGCTGACTATGGGAAATTAACAACAGATTCTGATCTCTTGACAGAGTATACAAGACAAGCGCTTGCTAAACAAATTACAGCCCAGTTTGCCAAAGAAAATGAAGTGTTGAAGGTTGTTACTTGTTCCGGCCGTGTAGAAAAAGCAATAGCAGACGGTGTGCAGCAGACGGAACACGGGAACTATTTATCACTTGAACCAGATATTTCAGAAAGTATAGTGCGCTCTGTCGCCAAAGAAGCTGAACAGCTCTCATTACGTCAGGAAACCGCGATTCTTCTTTGCTCGCCGCCTGTCAGAATGTATGTGAAGCAGCTACTGGAACGGTACTTCCCTGATCTTCCGGTACTCTCTTATAACGAACTTGAGGCGAATGTTGAGGTACAAAGCATTGGAGTGGTGGATATTTAA
- the flhF gene encoding GTPase involved in the export of flagella and number regulation (Evidence 1c: Function from experimental evidences in the studied genus; PubMedId: 1447978, 15317803, 16980502, 17565194, 17699634, 26195616, 27807433; Product type t: transporter): MKIKKFTAASMQEAALLIRKELGNEAVILNSKKIKKRKWFGLVNKPAVEVIAVLDQDFLEKKTPQKAAEPKQTLKTPVSSPKIEERTYPPQIPAQQELGDFSAYQSVLPEPLRKAEKLLQETGIKESTKTNTLKKLLRFSVEAGGLTEENVVGKLQEILCDMLPSADKWQEPIHSKYIVLFGSTGAGKTTTLAKLAAISMLEKHKKIAFITTDTYRIAAVEQLKTYAELLQAPLEVCYTKEEFQQAKELFSEYDHVFVDTAGRNFKDPQYIDELKETIPFESSIQSFLVLSATAKYEDMKHIVKRFSSVPVNQYIFTKIDETTSLGSVFNILAESKIGVGFMTNGQNVPEDIQTVSPLGFVRMLCR, from the coding sequence ATGAAAATAAAAAAATTTACTGCTGCTTCAATGCAAGAAGCGGCACTTCTCATCAGAAAAGAGTTAGGTAATGAAGCGGTCATATTAAATTCGAAAAAAATTAAAAAGCGAAAATGGTTTGGCCTCGTCAACAAGCCTGCTGTTGAAGTAATCGCCGTATTGGATCAGGACTTTCTTGAGAAAAAAACGCCTCAGAAGGCAGCTGAACCGAAACAAACATTAAAAACTCCGGTCAGCAGTCCAAAAATAGAGGAGAGAACATATCCCCCTCAAATTCCGGCGCAACAGGAGCTAGGTGATTTTTCAGCATATCAATCTGTACTTCCTGAGCCGCTGCGAAAAGCAGAAAAGCTTTTGCAAGAAACAGGGATCAAAGAGTCTACGAAAACGAACACTCTGAAAAAATTGCTTCGCTTCTCTGTTGAAGCAGGCGGCTTGACTGAAGAAAATGTTGTCGGCAAACTTCAGGAAATACTATGCGATATGCTGCCCTCAGCAGACAAGTGGCAGGAGCCAATTCATTCAAAATATATCGTTCTCTTTGGTTCAACAGGGGCTGGTAAAACAACTACACTGGCTAAACTCGCAGCCATATCTATGCTTGAAAAACATAAAAAAATCGCTTTTATTACAACAGATACGTATCGTATTGCAGCTGTTGAACAGTTGAAAACATACGCTGAACTGCTGCAGGCTCCTCTGGAAGTTTGCTATACAAAAGAAGAATTTCAGCAGGCGAAGGAGCTATTTTCTGAGTATGATCATGTGTTTGTTGATACAGCTGGAAGAAACTTCAAAGACCCGCAATACATTGATGAACTGAAAGAAACGATTCCTTTTGAGAGCAGCATTCAGTCATTTCTTGTTTTATCCGCGACTGCAAAATATGAAGATATGAAGCATATTGTCAAACGGTTTTCATCCGTCCCTGTCAATCAGTATATTTTTACGAAAATAGATGAAACGACTTCCTTAGGTTCTGTATTTAATATACTGGCAGAATCAAAAATAGGTGTCGGGTTTATGACTAACGGCCAGAATGTGCCTGAGGATATACAGACTGTATCTCCACTTGGTTTTGTGAGGATGCTGTGCAGATGA
- the flhG gene encoding ATPase affecting flagellar basal body localisation and number (Evidence 1a: Function from experimental evidences in the studied strain; PubMedId: 15361076, 25733861, 26411371; Product type cp: cell process), with protein MQMNRYDQAATLRAKMEKRERVLPMVYSQKAKTLAVISGKGGVGKSNITLNMALALQDKGKKVLLIDLDIGMGNIDILIGNSSSATIIDVLTDRKPLLQSLSVGPKGLRYISGGTGLDVMFQLDQRKWTFFANELSHALSQFDYVLFDMGAGLSKDQLPFILSAEDILIITTPEPTAIMDAYSAVKHLVLTENKLSMKVAVNRCRDQKEGLDAFARLSRTIHMFLDVQVQFAGSVSDDVIVSKAVVEQVPFFIKSPQAKASRSVRILADALFEREETRHKEDKQTFIEKLSSFLMRRA; from the coding sequence GTGCAGATGAACAGATATGACCAAGCAGCAACTTTACGGGCGAAAATGGAAAAACGTGAGCGCGTTCTGCCAATGGTTTATTCACAAAAAGCGAAGACACTTGCTGTCATCAGCGGCAAGGGCGGTGTCGGAAAATCCAATATTACCTTAAATATGGCACTTGCGCTGCAGGATAAAGGTAAGAAGGTGCTGCTCATCGACCTTGATATCGGGATGGGGAACATTGATATATTAATAGGAAATTCATCGTCTGCCACGATAATCGATGTTTTAACCGATCGTAAGCCTTTGCTGCAGTCATTATCCGTTGGCCCAAAGGGTTTGCGGTATATATCAGGGGGAACCGGTCTTGATGTGATGTTTCAGCTCGATCAGAGAAAATGGACGTTTTTTGCCAATGAACTTTCTCATGCATTAAGCCAGTTCGATTATGTGCTGTTTGACATGGGAGCAGGCTTATCAAAAGATCAACTGCCTTTTATTTTATCAGCAGAAGATATTTTGATTATTACAACTCCCGAGCCGACGGCCATTATGGACGCATACAGCGCTGTCAAGCACTTGGTTTTGACAGAAAATAAGCTTTCAATGAAGGTGGCTGTCAATCGGTGCCGTGACCAAAAGGAAGGGCTTGACGCTTTTGCCCGCCTCTCCCGTACAATTCATATGTTTTTGGATGTTCAGGTTCAGTTTGCCGGTTCCGTTTCTGACGATGTGATCGTGAGCAAAGCGGTTGTCGAACAGGTTCCTTTTTTCATAAAAAGCCCTCAGGCAAAAGCCAGCCGGTCAGTCCGTATTTTAGCGGACGCCTTGTTTGAAAGAGAAGAAACGAGACACAAAGAAGACAAACAGACATTTATTGAGAAATTATCTTCTTTTTTAATGAGGAGGGCTTAA
- the cheB gene encoding methyl-accepting chemotaxis proteins (MCP)-glutamate methylesterase (Evidence 1a: Function from experimental evidences in the studied strain; PubMedId: 1738311, 10632876, 12123464, 21515776; Product type e: enzyme) produces the protein MIRVLVVDDSAFMRKMISDFLTEEKQIEVIGTARNGEEALKKIELLKPDVITLDVEMPVMNGTDTLRKIIEIYNLPVIMVSSQTEKGKECTINCLEIGAFDFITKPSGSISLDLYKIKEQLVERVVAAGLSGKRKRPVSQTVRPEPIVRAVVKPELSKPKPGTGRQIVCIGTSTGGPRALQKVIPKLPKDLNAPVVVVQHMPEGFTASLADRLNHLSDIQVKEAKDGEAALNGCVYIAPGGKNISVIKNSEGLQVVLDNHDTPSRHKPSADYLFRSVGKLTDYEKVAVIMTGMGSDGTAGLKDMLTAGNVKAIAESEESCVVYGMPKAAVKAGLIHEIKHVEDIAASITSCVKKERV, from the coding sequence TTGATTCGTGTGCTTGTAGTTGATGATTCAGCTTTTATGAGAAAAATGATAAGTGATTTTCTGACCGAAGAAAAGCAGATAGAAGTAATCGGAACTGCGAGAAACGGAGAAGAAGCGCTTAAGAAGATTGAATTATTAAAACCGGATGTTATTACTCTTGATGTTGAAATGCCGGTCATGAATGGGACAGATACGCTCCGCAAAATTATTGAGATTTATAACTTGCCGGTCATTATGGTGTCTAGCCAGACCGAGAAAGGTAAAGAATGCACAATTAATTGTTTGGAGATCGGTGCCTTTGACTTTATCACAAAGCCATCAGGCTCAATATCTCTGGATCTATACAAAATTAAAGAACAACTAGTTGAGCGTGTCGTCGCGGCAGGACTTTCCGGCAAGCGGAAACGTCCTGTTTCCCAGACAGTTCGGCCCGAACCTATTGTGCGTGCTGTCGTTAAGCCTGAATTAAGCAAACCGAAACCTGGCACGGGCAGACAAATTGTGTGTATCGGCACATCAACAGGCGGTCCACGGGCGTTACAAAAGGTGATACCGAAGCTCCCTAAGGATTTGAACGCACCAGTGGTTGTCGTTCAGCACATGCCTGAAGGGTTTACTGCTTCTTTGGCTGATCGGCTGAATCATTTATCTGACATTCAGGTAAAAGAAGCAAAAGATGGTGAAGCAGCTCTTAACGGCTGTGTTTACATAGCACCGGGCGGAAAAAACATATCCGTTATTAAAAACAGCGAAGGACTCCAGGTTGTGCTTGATAACCATGACACACCAAGCCGTCATAAACCATCTGCTGATTATTTATTCCGTTCTGTCGGGAAACTGACAGATTATGAAAAAGTAGCGGTTATCATGACCGGAATGGGCAGTGACGGCACTGCTGGACTAAAGGACATGCTAACAGCCGGCAATGTGAAAGCCATTGCGGAGTCTGAAGAATCTTGTGTCGTATACGGGATGCCAAAAGCTGCTGTTAAAGCGGGTCTCATTCATGAGATTAAACATGTGGAAGATATCGCAGCATCCATCACAAGCTGTGTGAAAAAAGAGAGGGTGTGA
- the cheA gene encoding chemotactic two-component sensor histidine kinase (Evidence 1a: Function from experimental evidences in the studied strain; PubMedId: 12094812, 12864845, 12920116, 15451661, 16045621, 21515776, 22355139; Product type rc: receptor) has protein sequence MDMNQYLDVFIDESKEHLQTCNEKLLLLEKDPTDLQLVHDIFRAAHTLKGMSATMGYTDLAHLTHLLENVLDAIRNGDMEVTSDWLDILFEALDHLETMVQSIIDGGDGKRDISEVSAKLDVNGAHAESAASAEPAEAQSSASDWEYDEFERTVIQEAEEQGFKRYEIKISLNENCMLKAVRVYMVFEKLNEVGEVAKTIPSAEVLETEDFGTDFQVCFLTHQSAEDIEQLINGVSEIEHVEVIQGAPLTSAEKPEESKQEDSPAAAVPAKQEKQKQPAKNDEQAKHSAGGSKTIRVNIDRLDSLMNLFEELVIDRGRLEQIAKELEHNELTETVERMTRISGDLQSIILNMRMVPVETVFNRFPRMIRQLQKELNKKIELSIIGAETELDRTVIDEIGDPLVHLIRNSIDHGIEAPETRLQKGKPESGKVVLKAYHSGNHVFIEVEDDGAGLNRKKILEKALERGVITEKEAETLEDNQIYELIFAPGFSTADQISDISGRGVGLDVVKNKLESLGGSVSVKSAEGQGSLFSIQLPLTLSIISVLLIKLEEETFAIPISSIIETAVIDRKDILQTHDREVIDFRGHIVPVVYLKEEFKIEDTRKDAEQLHIIVVKKGDKPTAFVVDSFIGQQEVVLKSLGDYLTNVFAISGATILGDGEVALIIDCNALII, from the coding sequence ATGGATATGAATCAGTATTTAGATGTCTTTATTGATGAGAGTAAAGAACATTTACAAACATGTAATGAAAAGCTTCTTCTTTTAGAGAAAGACCCGACTGATCTTCAGCTCGTACATGATATATTCAGGGCTGCCCATACATTAAAAGGAATGAGCGCAACGATGGGCTACACGGATTTAGCACATCTTACCCATCTGCTTGAAAACGTGCTGGATGCAATCCGAAACGGAGACATGGAAGTCACCTCAGACTGGCTGGATATTTTGTTTGAAGCTCTGGATCACCTGGAAACAATGGTTCAGTCTATTATTGATGGCGGGGATGGTAAAAGAGATATCTCAGAAGTGAGTGCCAAGCTTGATGTGAATGGTGCGCACGCTGAATCCGCTGCCTCCGCTGAACCTGCAGAAGCACAGAGTTCAGCATCTGATTGGGAATATGATGAATTTGAACGCACAGTTATACAAGAAGCGGAGGAGCAAGGCTTCAAACGATATGAAATCAAGATTTCTCTGAACGAAAACTGTATGTTAAAAGCAGTTCGTGTCTATATGGTGTTTGAAAAACTAAATGAAGTCGGAGAAGTAGCCAAAACAATTCCAAGTGCTGAAGTGCTTGAAACAGAAGATTTTGGAACTGACTTTCAAGTTTGTTTCTTAACACATCAATCAGCGGAAGACATTGAACAATTAATCAATGGCGTGTCGGAAATTGAGCATGTTGAAGTCATTCAAGGGGCTCCTTTAACATCAGCTGAAAAGCCTGAAGAATCTAAGCAAGAAGATTCACCAGCAGCAGCTGTACCTGCGAAGCAGGAGAAACAAAAACAGCCTGCTAAAAACGATGAACAGGCGAAGCATTCAGCCGGCGGATCTAAAACAATTCGTGTCAACATTGACAGGCTTGATTCTTTAATGAACTTATTTGAAGAGCTTGTCATTGACCGCGGGCGTCTCGAGCAGATTGCGAAAGAGCTTGAGCATAATGAACTGACTGAAACGGTTGAACGAATGACGAGAATTTCCGGAGATTTGCAATCGATTATTCTGAATATGAGAATGGTCCCGGTTGAAACTGTTTTTAACAGATTCCCGAGAATGATTCGCCAGCTTCAGAAAGAGCTGAATAAAAAAATTGAACTCTCGATCATCGGTGCGGAAACTGAACTGGATCGTACAGTAATTGATGAAATCGGAGATCCACTCGTTCACTTGATCAGAAACAGTATTGACCATGGTATCGAGGCGCCGGAAACACGTTTGCAAAAGGGAAAACCGGAATCAGGAAAAGTTGTGCTTAAAGCTTATCACAGCGGCAACCATGTCTTTATCGAAGTAGAGGATGACGGCGCAGGCCTTAATCGAAAAAAAATTCTGGAAAAAGCGCTTGAGCGCGGGGTCATAACGGAAAAAGAAGCTGAAACCTTAGAAGACAACCAAATTTACGAATTGATTTTTGCTCCGGGGTTCTCAACTGCTGACCAAATTTCTGATATTTCCGGCCGCGGTGTAGGACTTGACGTTGTAAAAAACAAACTGGAGTCTCTTGGCGGTTCAGTCAGTGTGAAATCAGCCGAGGGTCAAGGCTCTCTATTCAGCATCCAGCTGCCGCTTACCTTGTCTATTATTTCAGTTCTGCTGATTAAGTTGGAAGAAGAGACATTTGCCATTCCGATTTCTTCAATCATTGAGACAGCAGTTATTGACAGAAAAGACATTTTGCAAACGCATGACCGTGAAGTGATTGACTTTAGAGGGCATATTGTCCCTGTCGTTTATTTAAAAGAAGAGTTTAAAATAGAAGATACAAGAAAAGATGCGGAACAGCTCCATATCATTGTCGTGAAAAAAGGCGACAAACCTACTGCATTTGTGGTGGACTCCTTTATTGGCCAGCAGGAAGTTGTGCTGAAATCACTCGGAGATTATTTAACAAACGTCTTTGCAATTTCCGGAGCTACTATTTTAGGAGACGGAGAAGTAGCGCTCATTATTGATTGTAATGCACTGATTATTTAA
- the cheW gene encoding modulation of CheA activity in response to attractants (chemotaxis) (Evidence 1a: Function from experimental evidences in the studied strain; PubMedId: 12864845, 15451661, 1624415, 8169223, 8169224; Product type r: regulator), which translates to MTAEIKTGEKMIVFMVNGKEYAISVTQVKSIEKWQKPTRVPGVEPYICGVINLRGVVTPVIDLRKRLNLPEYEITDETRIIIIAYRDIEVGWIVDEANDVITVHESEIESAPEGVQKDTDVSIEQIVKQENRLLNIIDANAVLDKESSQSAVPDQA; encoded by the coding sequence ATGACTGCAGAAATTAAAACAGGCGAAAAAATGATAGTCTTTATGGTAAATGGCAAAGAATATGCCATTTCCGTCACTCAGGTGAAATCAATTGAAAAATGGCAAAAGCCAACGAGGGTACCTGGCGTCGAACCATATATTTGCGGGGTAATCAATTTACGCGGGGTGGTGACTCCGGTTATTGATTTAAGAAAACGCCTGAATTTGCCAGAGTATGAAATTACAGATGAAACACGAATTATCATTATTGCTTATCGTGATATTGAAGTCGGCTGGATTGTGGATGAAGCGAATGATGTGATTACCGTACACGAAAGTGAAATAGAATCTGCTCCAGAAGGCGTTCAGAAAGATACGGATGTGTCGATCGAACAGATTGTGAAACAAGAGAACAGACTCTTAAATATTATTGATGCGAACGCGGTTTTGGATAAAGAATCATCTCAGTCCGCTGTGCCCGATCAAGCTTAA
- the cheC gene encoding signal terminating phosphatase of CheR-mediated methylation of methyl-accepting chemotaxis proteins (MCPs) (Evidence 1a: Function from experimental evidences in the studied strain; PubMedId: 12920116, 14749334, 14993307, 15546616, 16469702, 18990184, 22720735, 23226535; Product type cp: cell process) produces MSIFNGIKEEQMDILREVGNIGAGHSASAMAQLLNRKIDMEVPFAKLLSFDELVDFFGGADVPVASIFLRMEGDLTGSMFFIMPFFQAEQFIRELIGNPDFDIEDLGEDHMSSSALHELGNILAGSYLTALADLTKLQLYPSVPEVSLDMFGAVISEGLMELSQVGEHAIVVDTSIFDQSHQQELKAHMFMLPDYDSFEKLFVALGASL; encoded by the coding sequence ATGAGTATTTTTAATGGAATCAAAGAAGAGCAGATGGACATTTTGCGGGAAGTCGGCAATATAGGCGCCGGCCACTCCGCCTCTGCAATGGCCCAGCTGTTAAATAGAAAGATAGATATGGAAGTCCCATTTGCAAAGCTGCTGTCTTTTGATGAGCTTGTTGATTTTTTCGGCGGCGCCGATGTCCCGGTTGCCAGCATCTTTTTAAGAATGGAAGGCGATTTAACGGGTTCAATGTTCTTTATAATGCCTTTTTTTCAGGCGGAGCAGTTTATCAGAGAGCTGATTGGAAACCCCGATTTTGACATAGAGGACTTAGGTGAAGACCACATGAGCTCATCCGCTTTGCATGAACTGGGCAATATTTTAGCGGGGTCATATTTAACAGCTTTGGCGGATTTGACGAAACTCCAGCTCTATCCAAGTGTTCCTGAAGTCTCATTGGACATGTTCGGAGCTGTGATCAGCGAAGGGCTGATGGAGCTCAGTCAGGTTGGAGAACACGCCATTGTTGTCGACACGTCAATTTTTGACCAAAGCCATCAGCAGGAGCTGAAAGCGCATATGTTTATGCTGCCGGACTATGATTCATTTGAAAAGCTCTTTGTCGCCTTAGGTGCATCATTATGA